A genomic region of Dickeya solani IPO 2222 contains the following coding sequences:
- the wecC gene encoding UDP-N-acetyl-D-mannosamine dehydrogenase, producing MSFNRICVLGLGYIGLPTATLLASRQQSVFGVDVNPHVVDSINRGHTHIAEPGLAQAVQEAVAQGYLQAGSHPVSAEVFLIAVPTPLTADHQPDVSFVEAAVLSLAPVLKPGDLVILESTSPVGTTEQMADWLAQARPDLRFPQQTGEASDIRIAYCPERVLPGRIMEELLSQDRVIGGMTPRCSARASELYRLFLLDGECAMTDSRTAEMCKLTENSFRDVNIAFANELSLICAEQQIDVWALIRLANRHPRVNILQPGPGVGGHCIAVDPWFIVSQHPQQARLIRTAREVNDAKPRWVVEQVKIRVADALAQGNTRACDLRIACLGLTFKPDVEDLRESPALAIAEQVAEWHAGTTWVVEPHIRQLPPGLQGKVVQVDIDRALSEADVLVLLVDHRQFRAIAPEQVAQRWVVDTKGVWR from the coding sequence ATGAGTTTTAATCGTATCTGTGTGCTGGGCCTGGGGTATATCGGCCTGCCGACCGCTACGCTATTGGCCTCGCGGCAACAGTCTGTTTTTGGTGTGGATGTGAACCCGCATGTGGTGGATAGCATCAACCGGGGCCATACTCATATTGCGGAACCGGGCCTGGCGCAGGCGGTGCAGGAGGCGGTGGCGCAAGGATATTTACAGGCCGGCAGCCATCCGGTGTCGGCGGAGGTCTTTCTCATCGCGGTGCCGACCCCGTTAACAGCGGACCATCAGCCTGATGTCTCGTTTGTGGAAGCTGCGGTCTTGTCGCTGGCGCCGGTGCTGAAACCGGGGGATCTGGTGATTCTGGAGTCGACGTCGCCGGTCGGCACCACCGAGCAGATGGCGGACTGGCTGGCGCAGGCGCGGCCGGATCTGCGTTTCCCCCAACAGACCGGCGAGGCGTCGGATATCCGCATTGCCTATTGTCCGGAACGGGTGTTGCCCGGCCGCATCATGGAAGAACTGCTCAGCCAGGATCGGGTTATTGGCGGCATGACGCCGCGTTGTTCGGCGCGGGCCAGCGAGTTGTATCGCCTGTTTCTGCTTGATGGCGAGTGTGCGATGACGGACTCGCGAACCGCTGAGATGTGCAAACTGACGGAAAATAGCTTCAGGGATGTAAATATCGCGTTCGCCAATGAGCTGTCGCTGATTTGCGCCGAACAGCAAATCGATGTGTGGGCGCTGATTCGCCTGGCTAATCGCCATCCACGCGTCAATATTTTACAACCGGGGCCGGGCGTGGGCGGTCACTGCATCGCGGTCGACCCCTGGTTTATCGTATCGCAGCACCCGCAACAGGCGCGTCTGATTCGCACCGCTCGCGAAGTGAATGACGCCAAGCCTCGCTGGGTGGTGGAGCAGGTGAAAATCAGGGTGGCGGATGCGCTAGCGCAGGGAAACACGCGGGCCTGCGATCTGCGCATTGCCTGTCTGGGGCTGACGTTCAAGCCCGATGTGGAAGACCTTCGTGAGAGTCCGGCGCTGGCGATCGCCGAACAGGTCGCCGAATGGCATGCCGGGACGACCTGGGTGGTCGAGCCCCATATTCGGCAGTTACCGCCCGGCTTGCAGGGAAAGGTTGTGCAGGTGGATATTGATCGCGCGCTGAGTGAAGCGGATGTCCTGGTTTTGCTGGTGGATCACCGGCAGTTCAGGGCAATAGCCCCTGAACAGGTGGCGCAACGTTGGGTGGTGGACACCAAAGGCGTCTGGCGGTGA
- the wecB gene encoding non-hydrolyzing UDP-N-acetylglucosamine 2-epimerase, protein MKVLTVFGTRPEAIKMAPVIRAMAQDAFFESKVCVTAQHRDMLDQVLRLFEIVPDYDLNVMQPDQGLVEISARILSGLGPVLTRFQPDLMLVHGDTTTTLMTSLAAFYHRIPLAHIEAGLRTGNLTSPWPEEANRLLTGRLATYHFAPTITARQNLRREQVPPSRIWVTGNSVIDALFWVRDLIARDAVLRDQLQEKYAFLEPERKMILVTSHRRESFGEGMERICHALAALARHHPDIQIVYPVHRNPNVLEPVQRILSGIDNVFLIAPQDYLPFVYLMNRAWLILTDSGGIQEEAPSLGKPVLVMRETTERPEALAAGTVRLVGTDTETIIREVSQLLADASVYQAMSYAHNPYGDGLASQRILSVLKQHRVAT, encoded by the coding sequence GTGAAAGTCTTAACGGTTTTTGGCACTCGCCCTGAAGCGATAAAAATGGCACCGGTGATACGGGCGATGGCTCAGGATGCTTTCTTTGAATCCAAAGTCTGTGTGACGGCGCAGCACCGTGACATGCTTGATCAGGTACTGCGCCTGTTTGAGATTGTGCCGGACTACGACCTCAATGTTATGCAACCGGATCAGGGGTTGGTGGAGATTTCCGCCCGTATCCTCTCTGGACTGGGGCCGGTGCTGACCCGGTTCCAGCCTGACCTGATGCTGGTGCACGGCGATACCACCACCACCCTGATGACCAGCCTGGCGGCGTTCTACCATCGTATTCCGCTCGCGCATATCGAAGCCGGCCTACGCACCGGTAATCTGACGTCTCCGTGGCCGGAAGAGGCTAATCGTCTGCTGACCGGCCGTCTGGCGACCTATCACTTTGCACCGACGATCACCGCGCGGCAGAATCTGCGCCGGGAGCAGGTTCCGCCGTCCCGTATCTGGGTGACGGGCAATTCGGTGATTGACGCCTTATTCTGGGTGCGGGATCTGATCGCCCGCGATGCGGTATTGCGTGACCAGTTGCAGGAAAAGTACGCTTTTCTGGAGCCGGAGCGAAAAATGATTCTGGTCACCAGCCATCGGCGGGAAAGCTTTGGCGAAGGGATGGAGCGAATTTGTCACGCGCTGGCGGCGCTCGCCCGCCATCATCCGGATATTCAGATCGTTTATCCGGTACACCGCAACCCCAACGTACTGGAGCCGGTTCAACGTATTCTCAGCGGCATCGATAACGTGTTTCTGATCGCGCCGCAGGACTATTTGCCTTTCGTCTACCTGATGAATCGCGCCTGGCTGATCCTGACGGACTCGGGAGGGATTCAGGAAGAAGCGCCTTCGCTCGGAAAACCGGTGCTGGTGATGCGGGAAACGACCGAAAGGCCGGAAGCGCTGGCCGCCGGCACCGTGCGACTGGTGGGCACCGATACCGAGACGATTATCCGCGAGGTTTCCCAACTGCTGGCGGATGCGTCCGTTTATCAGGCGATGAGCTATGCGCATAACCCTTATGGCGACGGTTTGGCCAGCCAGCGAATTCTCTCCGTTTTGAAACAACACCGGGTGGCAACATGA
- the rffC gene encoding dTDP-4-amino-4,6-dideoxy-D-galactose acyltransferase yields the protein MPVRAEICAEIEPLVWESDFFQRISGRLSFQDTAPPLTIADLDRYELCQAKLVASDLATADALSALGFRLAEGEVDFSMPVVPVARAMFAVGVREAEAGDISALCAAATKSFVLSRFRAPWYRPDDCGRFYARWVEKAVYGTFDDACLVMGGQGLPLQGFVTLRQTSPSTARIGVLSAWPGMTGQGIGQRLMQVARVWCQQRGIRRLLVATQTSNLAALRLYLRSGARVESTAYWFYR from the coding sequence ATGCCTGTTCGTGCTGAAATTTGTGCTGAGATTGAACCTCTGGTCTGGGAAAGCGATTTTTTTCAGCGTATTAGTGGGCGGTTGAGTTTCCAGGATACGGCACCGCCGTTAACCATCGCCGATCTGGATCGCTATGAGTTATGCCAGGCCAAGCTGGTAGCCAGCGATCTGGCGACGGCGGATGCGTTGTCGGCGCTGGGGTTTCGGCTGGCGGAAGGCGAGGTGGATTTCAGTATGCCGGTTGTTCCTGTCGCCCGGGCTATGTTCGCCGTTGGCGTGCGGGAGGCGGAGGCGGGCGATATTTCGGCGCTGTGCGCGGCGGCGACAAAAAGTTTTGTGCTGAGCCGATTCCGGGCGCCGTGGTATCGTCCGGACGATTGCGGCCGTTTTTATGCGCGCTGGGTGGAAAAAGCGGTGTATGGGACTTTTGACGACGCCTGTCTGGTGATGGGCGGTCAGGGCCTGCCGTTGCAGGGGTTCGTGACGTTGCGCCAGACGTCGCCCAGCACCGCGCGTATCGGCGTGTTGTCCGCCTGGCCGGGCATGACCGGGCAAGGGATTGGTCAGCGGTTGATGCAGGTGGCGCGGGTCTGGTGTCAGCAGCGCGGCATTCGCCGGCTGCTGGTCGCGACCCAGACCAGCAATCTGGCGGCATTACGCCTCTACCTGCGCAGCGGCGCACGGGTGGAAAGCACGGCCTACTGGTTTTATCGATAA
- the wecG gene encoding lipopolysaccharide N-acetylmannosaminouronosyltransferase yields MNDARPQYHIRGIPVQGFRDREQCVSTLFAGGSPHPGTLIAINAEKVMAADRDATLRELMLQEGNCNYADGISVVCSIRRKYPGAQVQRIAGADLWEALMQRAGQLGTPVFLLGGKPSVLAETERKLREQWQVNIVGTQDGYFTPEQRQAVLERVRDSGAQLVTVALGSPRQELLMRDCRRLYPAALYMGVGGTYDVFTGQVKRAPPVWRRYGVEWLYRLLTQPSRFRRQFKLLRYLAWHFGGKL; encoded by the coding sequence ATGAATGATGCACGGCCGCAGTACCACATTCGCGGCATCCCGGTGCAGGGTTTTCGGGATAGGGAGCAGTGTGTGTCGACGCTGTTTGCGGGCGGCTCGCCGCATCCGGGAACGCTGATTGCCATTAATGCTGAAAAAGTGATGGCCGCCGACCGTGATGCGACGCTGCGTGAACTGATGCTGCAGGAGGGTAACTGCAACTATGCCGACGGCATCAGCGTGGTGTGTTCCATTCGCCGCAAATATCCGGGCGCTCAGGTGCAGCGTATCGCCGGCGCCGATCTGTGGGAGGCGCTGATGCAGCGCGCCGGGCAGTTGGGAACGCCGGTATTTCTGCTCGGTGGTAAACCGTCGGTGCTGGCGGAGACCGAACGCAAGCTGCGTGAGCAGTGGCAGGTCAACATTGTGGGAACGCAGGACGGTTATTTCACACCGGAGCAGCGTCAGGCGGTATTAGAACGCGTGCGCGACAGCGGCGCGCAACTGGTGACGGTGGCGCTGGGGTCGCCGCGGCAGGAATTGTTGATGCGCGATTGTCGTCGGCTGTATCCCGCCGCGCTCTACATGGGTGTGGGCGGCACTTACGATGTATTTACCGGGCAGGTCAAACGCGCGCCGCCGGTGTGGCGGCGCTACGGGGTGGAGTGGTTGTACCGCCTGCTGACGCAGCCCAGCCGTTTTCGCCGCCAGTTCAAACTGTTGCGCTATCTGGCCTGGCATTTCGGCGGCAAACTCTAG
- the wzxE gene encoding lipid III flippase WzxE yields the protein MSLARASLWTAASTLVKIGAGLAVIKLLAVTFGPQGVGLAGNYRQLITVLGVMAGAGIANGVTRAVAAAPPDANRSGPLLGTAVSLSMGCSLLLTLALWLLAAPLSRLLFGDDAYQPAIRALAWLQLGIAGASLLLAILKGYQDARGNALAVMAGSLVGAVAYGASVWLGAYTGALVGLALMPALVCVPALILFFRRTPLGLRALTPDWSWPLAGQLTRFSLMTLITAVTLPVGYVMMRNLLATHYTWQEVGVWQGVTTISDAWLQFITASFTVYLLPALARLQDKRLVRQEILSALRFVLPVAATVGAAIWLLRDVAIHLLFSSAFSAMRDLFAWQLAGDVLKVGAYVFGYLVVARASLRFYLLAELGQFLLLTGFSRWLIPLHGALGASQAYLATYAVYFLLCCGVFILYCRRA from the coding sequence ATGTCGCTGGCGCGTGCCTCGTTATGGACGGCGGCCTCCACGCTGGTCAAAATCGGCGCGGGGCTGGCGGTTATCAAACTGCTGGCGGTGACGTTCGGCCCGCAAGGCGTTGGGCTGGCCGGTAATTACCGCCAGTTGATCACCGTGCTGGGCGTGATGGCCGGCGCGGGCATCGCCAACGGCGTGACCCGCGCGGTAGCCGCCGCCCCGCCCGATGCCAACCGCTCCGGCCCGTTGCTGGGGACCGCGGTATCGCTGTCGATGGGCTGCTCGCTGTTGCTGACGCTGGCGCTGTGGCTGCTGGCTGCGCCGCTGTCGCGTCTGCTGTTTGGCGATGACGCCTACCAGCCGGCAATCCGTGCGCTGGCCTGGCTGCAACTGGGCATCGCGGGCGCCAGCCTGCTGCTGGCGATTCTGAAAGGTTATCAGGATGCGCGGGGCAACGCGCTGGCCGTCATGGCCGGCAGCTTGGTTGGGGCGGTGGCGTATGGCGCCAGCGTTTGGCTTGGGGCGTATACCGGCGCGCTGGTGGGATTGGCGCTGATGCCGGCGCTGGTGTGCGTGCCGGCGCTGATACTGTTTTTTCGGCGAACGCCATTAGGTTTGCGAGCACTTACACCTGATTGGTCATGGCCACTGGCCGGTCAGTTAACCCGCTTCAGCCTGATGACGTTGATCACCGCCGTGACGCTGCCGGTGGGTTACGTGATGATGCGAAACCTGTTGGCGACCCATTATACCTGGCAAGAGGTGGGGGTGTGGCAGGGGGTCACCACCATTTCCGATGCCTGGCTGCAATTCATTACCGCGTCATTCACGGTTTATTTGCTGCCTGCGTTGGCGCGTCTGCAGGATAAACGCTTGGTCCGGCAGGAGATTCTCAGCGCGTTGCGGTTTGTGTTGCCGGTGGCTGCCACGGTGGGCGCGGCTATCTGGCTGTTGCGCGATGTGGCGATTCACTTACTGTTTTCCAGCGCATTTTCGGCCATGCGTGACCTGTTTGCCTGGCAACTGGCAGGCGATGTATTGAAAGTAGGCGCTTACGTTTTTGGTTATTTGGTAGTCGCCAGAGCCTCGCTGCGCTTCTATTTGTTGGCTGAACTCGGCCAGTTTCTGCTGCTGACCGGATTTTCCCGCTGGTTGATTCCATTGCATGGCGCGCTGGGCGCGTCGCAGGCGTATCTGGCAACCTATGCGGTCTATTTTCTGCTGTGTTGCGGCGTTTTCATTCTGTACTGCAGGCGAGCATGA
- the wzyE gene encoding ECA oligosaccharide polymerase yields the protein MTEWAFFGLWLVWLGGGGVVLWLSGREFRRWRFNFNVLFSLLYLLTFYFGFPLTALLTFRFGVETASPLNLLLALLSATAFYVIYYVSYKTRLRSAPPVSRPLPLTMTRLETLLTAGLLALVALVTAAVFFANNGLLLFKLSSYSQIFSRDVAGVALKRFFYFFIPAMLMWYFLHQTRRAWLIFLLTTVAFGGLTYLLVGGTRANIIIAFALFLFIGLQRGWIAWWMLAAAGGGGIVAMFWLALKRYGLDVQGEEAFYTFLYLTRDTFSPWENLAMLWQHLDQITLQGLAPIVRDFYVFIPAWLWPERPALVLNSANYFTWEVLNYHAGLAISPTLLGSLLIMGGPLLIPVGAVAVGLLIKGFDGLYRYGRQAENRYLSAVLQAFCFGAVFNLIVLVREGLDAFVSRVVFFCLVFAACLLAAKLLYWLLLRAGAVAVRAPSQGEKE from the coding sequence ATGACTGAGTGGGCGTTTTTCGGGTTGTGGCTGGTTTGGCTGGGCGGTGGCGGCGTGGTGCTGTGGTTGAGCGGGCGTGAATTCCGCCGCTGGCGTTTCAACTTCAATGTGCTGTTTTCCTTGTTGTATCTGCTGACGTTCTATTTCGGCTTTCCGTTGACCGCCTTACTGACATTTCGCTTCGGGGTGGAGACGGCCTCGCCGCTGAACCTGCTGCTGGCGCTGCTGTCCGCCACGGCGTTTTACGTCATTTATTATGTCAGTTATAAAACCCGGCTGCGGTCCGCGCCGCCGGTATCGCGCCCGTTGCCGTTGACCATGACGAGGCTGGAAACGCTTCTCACCGCTGGGTTGCTGGCGCTGGTGGCGTTGGTGACCGCTGCGGTGTTCTTTGCCAACAATGGCCTGTTGCTGTTCAAACTCAGTTCCTATAGTCAGATTTTCTCTCGTGACGTCGCCGGCGTCGCCCTGAAGCGCTTCTTCTACTTCTTTATTCCCGCCATGCTGATGTGGTATTTCCTGCACCAGACCCGGCGCGCCTGGCTGATTTTCTTACTGACGACCGTCGCGTTCGGCGGGTTGACCTACCTGTTGGTGGGCGGCACCCGCGCCAATATCATCATCGCTTTCGCCCTGTTTCTGTTTATCGGCCTGCAACGCGGCTGGATTGCCTGGTGGATGCTGGCGGCGGCGGGCGGCGGCGGTATCGTGGCGATGTTCTGGCTGGCGCTCAAGCGCTACGGTCTGGACGTACAGGGCGAAGAGGCGTTCTACACCTTTTTGTATCTGACGCGGGATACCTTTTCGCCGTGGGAAAATCTGGCCATGCTATGGCAACATCTCGACCAGATCACGCTACAGGGGTTGGCGCCCATCGTACGGGATTTCTATGTCTTTATTCCCGCCTGGCTGTGGCCGGAGCGACCGGCGCTGGTGCTTAACAGCGCCAACTATTTCACCTGGGAAGTGCTGAATTATCATGCCGGGCTGGCGATATCGCCGACCTTGCTCGGTTCGTTGCTGATCATGGGCGGACCGCTGCTGATTCCGGTTGGCGCGGTCGCGGTCGGGTTGCTCATCAAGGGGTTTGATGGCCTTTACCGCTACGGGCGACAGGCGGAAAACCGTTATCTGTCCGCCGTGTTGCAGGCGTTCTGCTTTGGTGCGGTCTTTAATCTGATCGTGCTGGTGCGTGAAGGGCTGGATGCATTTGTCTCACGGGTGGTGTTTTTCTGTCTGGTTTTCGCCGCCTGCCTGCTGGCGGCCAAACTGCTGTACTGGCTGCTGTTGCGCGCCGGCGCGGTTGCCGTCCGCGCGCCATCTCAAGGAGAAAAGGAATGA
- a CDS encoding TDP-N-acetylfucosamine:lipid II N-acetylfucosaminyltransferase, which translates to MTTLIHVLGADIPHHNQTVLRFFNDTLAPSLPSHQVRRFMVVSAAELSGHAYPALQIARFADQKALARVVVAQAREDRSVRFFFHGQFNPWLWLALLCGGIRTTQAYWHIWGADLYEEARGWRYRWFYRLRRLAQRRVAWVFATGGDIDYFRRRYPAAAMSLLYFPTRMSPHAASPHEKAPDAPLTILVGNSGDRSNRHLAALDAIHRQFGVQARVIVPMGYPAGNHAYIEQVAQHGLALFGADRCRVLRESLAFDDYLALLRTCDLGYFLFHRQQGIGTLCLLIQLGVPFVISRHNPFRQDLAQQRLPVLLGEETLNQAMVRDAREQLAHIDTRQIAFFSPGYEQGWRQALSLAAGDGDD; encoded by the coding sequence ATGACCACACTTATTCACGTTCTGGGGGCGGATATTCCCCACCATAACCAGACGGTGCTGCGTTTCTTTAATGATACGCTGGCGCCGTCGCTGCCGTCGCATCAGGTACGGCGGTTTATGGTCGTCTCGGCGGCTGAACTCTCCGGGCATGCCTATCCGGCGTTGCAGATAGCGCGTTTCGCTGACCAGAAAGCACTGGCGCGTGTCGTGGTGGCGCAGGCGCGTGAAGATCGGTCGGTCCGTTTCTTTTTTCACGGCCAGTTTAACCCCTGGCTGTGGCTGGCGTTGCTGTGCGGCGGTATCCGCACGACGCAGGCTTACTGGCATATCTGGGGCGCGGACCTGTATGAGGAAGCCCGCGGCTGGCGCTACCGCTGGTTTTACCGTCTGCGACGACTGGCGCAGCGGCGGGTCGCCTGGGTGTTCGCCACCGGCGGCGATATCGACTATTTCCGGCGGCGTTATCCGGCTGCGGCGATGTCGCTGCTCTATTTCCCCACCCGCATGAGCCCGCACGCGGCGAGTCCACATGAAAAAGCGCCGGACGCGCCGCTGACCATTCTGGTCGGCAACTCCGGCGATCGCAGTAACCGCCATCTGGCGGCGCTTGACGCCATTCATCGTCAGTTTGGCGTGCAGGCGCGGGTGATCGTGCCGATGGGGTACCCGGCTGGCAACCATGCCTACATTGAGCAGGTGGCGCAGCACGGACTGGCGTTGTTCGGCGCTGACCGCTGCCGGGTCCTGCGCGAATCATTGGCGTTCGATGACTATCTGGCGTTGTTGCGTACCTGCGATCTCGGTTACTTCCTGTTTCATCGTCAGCAGGGGATTGGCACCCTGTGTTTGTTGATCCAACTGGGTGTCCCGTTCGTTATCAGCCGCCATAACCCGTTTCGGCAGGATTTGGCGCAACAGCGCCTGCCGGTGCTGCTCGGCGAGGAGACGTTGAACCAGGCGATGGTGCGTGACGCACGCGAGCAACTGGCGCACATCGATACCCGGCAGATTGCGTTCTTCAGCCCCGGCTATGAACAAGGGTGGCGGCAGGCGTTGTCACTGGCGGCGGGAGACGGCGATGACTGA
- the thrP gene encoding bifunctional threonine/serine APC transporter ThrP, which yields MANTEKQDKLHRGLEARHIELIALGGTIGVGLFMGAASALKWAGPSVLLAYIVAGIFVFFIMRSMGEMLFLEPVTGSFAVYAHNYLSPFFGYLTAWGYWFMWMAVGISEITAIGVYVQYWFPTLPQWIPAIGAVALVAGANLAAVRLYGEIEFWFSMIKITTIVVMIVVGVGIIFFGIGNHGQATGFVNLTEHGGFLAGGWKGLLFALCLVVASYQGVELVGITAGEARNPQVTLKRAINNILWRILIFYVGAIFVIVTIFPWNEIGTTGSPFVLTFAKIGITAAAGIINFVVLTAALSGCNSGMYSCGRMLYSLANNRQLPAALGRVTAGGVPAIGVMVSILCLVAGSALNYMIPNPEKVFVYVYSASVLPGMIPWFVVLISQLRFRQQHQAALAGHPFKSILFPWVNYLTMAFLLCVLVGMYINEDTRMSLVVGGIFLAAVSLFYVVLGLGKKQPEMQTEAE from the coding sequence ATGGCAAATACAGAAAAACAGGACAAGCTCCACCGTGGGCTGGAAGCGCGACATATCGAGCTTATCGCGCTGGGCGGCACCATCGGCGTGGGCTTGTTCATGGGGGCGGCCAGCGCCCTGAAATGGGCTGGGCCGTCCGTGCTGCTGGCTTATATCGTGGCAGGCATTTTTGTGTTCTTCATCATGCGGTCGATGGGGGAAATGCTGTTTTTGGAGCCGGTGACCGGTTCGTTCGCGGTTTACGCCCACAATTACCTGAGTCCGTTCTTCGGTTATCTCACGGCCTGGGGCTACTGGTTCATGTGGATGGCGGTCGGCATTTCGGAAATTACCGCCATCGGCGTGTATGTGCAGTACTGGTTCCCGACGTTGCCGCAATGGATACCGGCGATCGGCGCCGTGGCGCTGGTGGCAGGGGCCAATCTGGCGGCGGTACGGCTGTATGGTGAAATCGAGTTCTGGTTCTCGATGATCAAGATCACCACCATTGTGGTGATGATTGTGGTGGGCGTCGGCATCATTTTCTTCGGCATCGGCAACCACGGCCAAGCCACCGGTTTTGTTAACCTGACCGAACATGGCGGTTTCCTGGCGGGCGGCTGGAAAGGGCTGCTGTTTGCGCTCTGTCTGGTGGTGGCCTCTTATCAAGGGGTAGAACTGGTCGGTATTACCGCTGGTGAAGCCCGCAACCCGCAGGTGACGCTGAAGCGGGCGATCAACAATATTCTGTGGCGTATCCTGATTTTCTATGTCGGCGCCATTTTCGTGATTGTGACCATTTTCCCGTGGAATGAGATCGGTACGACCGGCAGCCCGTTCGTGCTGACCTTCGCCAAAATCGGTATCACCGCCGCGGCGGGCATCATCAACTTCGTGGTGCTGACGGCGGCGCTGTCTGGTTGCAACAGCGGCATGTACAGCTGCGGGCGTATGCTCTATTCGCTGGCTAACAATCGCCAGTTGCCGGCGGCGCTGGGCCGGGTGACGGCGGGCGGCGTACCGGCTATTGGGGTAATGGTGTCCATCCTGTGTCTGGTGGCCGGTTCGGCGCTGAATTACATGATCCCTAATCCGGAAAAAGTGTTCGTGTACGTGTACAGCGCCAGCGTACTGCCGGGTATGATTCCCTGGTTTGTGGTGCTGATAAGCCAGCTGCGTTTCCGTCAGCAGCATCAGGCGGCGCTCGCTGGGCATCCATTCAAATCCATCCTGTTCCCGTGGGTGAACTACCTGACGATGGCGTTTCTGCTCTGTGTGCTGGTCGGGATGTACATCAATGAAGACACGCGCATGTCGCTGGT
- the rffA gene encoding dTDP-4-amino-4,6-dideoxygalactose transaminase, whose translation MIPFNSPPVVGSELEYMQAAMRSGKLSGDGAFTRRCQQWLEHYSGSCNVLLTPSCTASLEMAALLLNIQPGDEVIMPSYTFVSTANAFVLRGATIVFVDIRPDTLNLDENRIEAAITNKTRAIVVVHYAGVGCDMNAVMALARQYGLFVVEDAAQGMMSRYQERPLGAIGHIGCFSFHETKNYTAGGEGGATLINDPELVARAEIIREKGTNRSQFFRGQADKYTWRDIGSSYLMADIQAAYLWGQLEAAQRIHERRLTLWQHYARAFAPLAAAGRATLPVIPADCRHNGHLFFLRLRDEAERSAFIRHMKEAEILTVFHYIPLHSSPAGRQFGRFVGEDRHTTRESERLVRLPLFYNLSDLDQRTVINSALSFFS comes from the coding sequence ATGATTCCTTTTAACTCGCCACCGGTGGTGGGATCAGAGCTGGAATATATGCAGGCTGCGATGCGCAGCGGCAAGCTCAGCGGCGATGGCGCGTTTACCCGCCGCTGTCAGCAGTGGCTGGAACATTATTCTGGCAGTTGCAACGTATTGCTGACGCCTTCCTGCACCGCGTCGCTGGAAATGGCGGCGTTGTTGCTAAACATCCAACCCGGCGACGAAGTCATCATGCCGAGTTACACCTTTGTCTCCACCGCCAACGCCTTTGTGCTGCGTGGCGCCACCATCGTGTTTGTCGACATCCGGCCGGATACCCTCAATCTTGACGAAAACCGCATCGAAGCTGCGATTACCAACAAGACTCGCGCCATTGTGGTGGTGCATTACGCCGGGGTGGGCTGCGACATGAATGCCGTCATGGCGCTGGCGCGGCAGTATGGGCTGTTTGTGGTGGAAGATGCGGCGCAGGGGATGATGTCGCGCTATCAGGAGCGGCCGCTGGGCGCCATCGGTCATATCGGTTGTTTCAGTTTCCACGAAACCAAGAATTACACCGCGGGTGGTGAAGGCGGCGCTACGCTGATCAACGACCCTGAACTGGTGGCGCGGGCCGAGATTATCCGTGAGAAAGGCACCAACCGTAGCCAGTTCTTTCGTGGACAGGCGGATAAGTACACCTGGCGCGATATCGGCTCCAGTTATCTGATGGCGGATATTCAGGCCGCTTACCTGTGGGGGCAACTGGAAGCGGCGCAGCGCATTCATGAGCGGCGCCTGACGTTATGGCAACACTATGCGCGCGCGTTCGCACCGCTGGCGGCGGCAGGCCGGGCGACGTTGCCGGTGATCCCGGCGGACTGCCGTCACAACGGCCACCTGTTTTTTCTGCGACTGCGGGATGAGGCGGAGCGTTCAGCGTTCATCCGCCATATGAAAGAAGCGGAGATCCTGACGGTGTTCCACTATATTCCTTTGCATTCCAGTCCGGCCGGCCGGCAATTTGGCCGTTTTGTCGGCGAAGACCGTCACACCACGCGGGAAAGCGAGCGGTTGGTGCGCCTACCGTTGTTCTACAACCTGTCTGATCTTGACCAGCGTACCGTCATCAATTCGGCGCTGAGTTTCTTTTCCTGA